Proteins from one Setaria italica strain Yugu1 chromosome V, Setaria_italica_v2.0, whole genome shotgun sequence genomic window:
- the LOC101761255 gene encoding uncharacterized protein LOC101761255 isoform X2 — MGPISNDTSHKRFFSIAPRAALIFFVLIFVAGAIFTLDHKELQRKEVFATEEIRPPATSELHAEPTEEPNICENQCRPSGSEALPRGIVQDMSNFEMESLGGNPDRRKDRRLSKSLLAIPVGIKQKSVVDKLVSKFPAANFIVMLFHYDGMVDGWRDLKWSDRAIHVAVRDQTKWWFAKRFLHPDLVAEYEYIFLWDEDIEVDSFDPLKYLSIVRREGLEISQPALDRRSLIHHRLTARARKGDVHRRFYKTNGHGRCYGNSTGPPCTGWVEMMVPVFSRAAWRCAWQMIQNDLIYAWGMDYKLGYCAQGDRWRNVGVVDSQYVLHRGIPTLGDGGKATVTASTSTSSATDRLAVRQRSYTELQVFNRRWKEAVAEDGCWTDPYPNPATKG, encoded by the exons ATG GGTCCGATCTCCAATGATACGTCGCATAAGAGGTTCTTCAGCATCGCGCCACGGGCGGCACTGATCTTTTTCGTGCTAATATTCGTCGCAGGCGCAATATTCACGCTTGATCACAAGGAG TTGCAACGGAAAGAAGTGTTTGCAACTGAGGAGATCAGACCTCCAGCGACGAGCGAGTTGCATGCTGAACCAACAGAGGAACCCAACATCTGTGAG AACCAATGCAGACCTTCAGGCAGCGAGGCCTTGCCAAGGGGCATCGTGCAGGACATGTCAAACTTCGAGATGGAATCCCTGGGTGGCAACCCTGACCGGAGGAAAGACCGCAGGCTGTCGAAAAGCCTCCTCGCCATCCCCGTCGGCATCAAGCAGAAGTCCGTCGTCGACAAGCTTGTCTCCAAG TTCCCAGCTGCCAACTTCATTGTGATGCTGTTCCACTACGACGGCATGGTCGACGGTTGGCGAGACCTCAAGTGGTCCGACCGCGCCATCCACGTCGCCGTGCGCGACCAGACCAAGTGGTGGTTCGCCAAGAGGTTCCTGCACCCGGACCTGGTGGCAGAGTACGAGTACATCTTCCTCTGGGACGAGGACATCGAGGTGGACAGCTTCGACCCGCTCAAGTACCTGAGCATCGTGAGGAGGGAAGGGCTCGAGATCTCGCAGCCGGCGCTCGACCGCCGGTCGCTGATCCACCACCGGCTCACGGCGCGCGCCCGCAAGGGCGACGTCCACCGGCGGTTCTACAAGACGAACGGGCACGGCCGGTGCTACGGCAACAGCACGGGGCCGCCGTGCACGGGGTGGGTGGAGATGATGGTGCCCGTGTTCTCGCGCGCGGCGTGGCGGTGCGCGTGGCAGATGATCCAGAACGACCTCATCTACGCGTGGGGGATGGACTACAAGCTCGGGTACTGCGCGCAGGGCGACCGGTGGCGCAACGTCGGCGTCGTCGACAGCCAGTACGTGCTCCACCGGGGCATCCCCacgctcggcgacggcggcaaggCGACGGTGACCGCGTCCACGTCGACGTCGTCAGCGACAGACCGGCTGGCGGTGAGGCAGAGGTCCTACACCGAGCTGCAGGTGTTCAACAGGAGGTGGAAGGAGGCCGTGGCGGAGGACGGGTGCTGGACCGACCCTTACCCGAATCCCGCAACCAAAGGCTGA
- the LOC101761255 gene encoding uncharacterized protein LOC101761255 isoform X1 has protein sequence MGPISNDTSHKRFFSIAPRAALIFFVLIFVAGAIFTLDHKENLSILQLQRKEVFATEEIRPPATSELHAEPTEEPNICENQCRPSGSEALPRGIVQDMSNFEMESLGGNPDRRKDRRLSKSLLAIPVGIKQKSVVDKLVSKFPAANFIVMLFHYDGMVDGWRDLKWSDRAIHVAVRDQTKWWFAKRFLHPDLVAEYEYIFLWDEDIEVDSFDPLKYLSIVRREGLEISQPALDRRSLIHHRLTARARKGDVHRRFYKTNGHGRCYGNSTGPPCTGWVEMMVPVFSRAAWRCAWQMIQNDLIYAWGMDYKLGYCAQGDRWRNVGVVDSQYVLHRGIPTLGDGGKATVTASTSTSSATDRLAVRQRSYTELQVFNRRWKEAVAEDGCWTDPYPNPATKG, from the exons ATG GGTCCGATCTCCAATGATACGTCGCATAAGAGGTTCTTCAGCATCGCGCCACGGGCGGCACTGATCTTTTTCGTGCTAATATTCGTCGCAGGCGCAATATTCACGCTTGATCACAAGGAG aacttgtcgATATTGCAGTTGCAACGGAAAGAAGTGTTTGCAACTGAGGAGATCAGACCTCCAGCGACGAGCGAGTTGCATGCTGAACCAACAGAGGAACCCAACATCTGTGAG AACCAATGCAGACCTTCAGGCAGCGAGGCCTTGCCAAGGGGCATCGTGCAGGACATGTCAAACTTCGAGATGGAATCCCTGGGTGGCAACCCTGACCGGAGGAAAGACCGCAGGCTGTCGAAAAGCCTCCTCGCCATCCCCGTCGGCATCAAGCAGAAGTCCGTCGTCGACAAGCTTGTCTCCAAG TTCCCAGCTGCCAACTTCATTGTGATGCTGTTCCACTACGACGGCATGGTCGACGGTTGGCGAGACCTCAAGTGGTCCGACCGCGCCATCCACGTCGCCGTGCGCGACCAGACCAAGTGGTGGTTCGCCAAGAGGTTCCTGCACCCGGACCTGGTGGCAGAGTACGAGTACATCTTCCTCTGGGACGAGGACATCGAGGTGGACAGCTTCGACCCGCTCAAGTACCTGAGCATCGTGAGGAGGGAAGGGCTCGAGATCTCGCAGCCGGCGCTCGACCGCCGGTCGCTGATCCACCACCGGCTCACGGCGCGCGCCCGCAAGGGCGACGTCCACCGGCGGTTCTACAAGACGAACGGGCACGGCCGGTGCTACGGCAACAGCACGGGGCCGCCGTGCACGGGGTGGGTGGAGATGATGGTGCCCGTGTTCTCGCGCGCGGCGTGGCGGTGCGCGTGGCAGATGATCCAGAACGACCTCATCTACGCGTGGGGGATGGACTACAAGCTCGGGTACTGCGCGCAGGGCGACCGGTGGCGCAACGTCGGCGTCGTCGACAGCCAGTACGTGCTCCACCGGGGCATCCCCacgctcggcgacggcggcaaggCGACGGTGACCGCGTCCACGTCGACGTCGTCAGCGACAGACCGGCTGGCGGTGAGGCAGAGGTCCTACACCGAGCTGCAGGTGTTCAACAGGAGGTGGAAGGAGGCCGTGGCGGAGGACGGGTGCTGGACCGACCCTTACCCGAATCCCGCAACCAAAGGCTGA
- the LOC101762331 gene encoding uncharacterized protein LOC101762331, protein MAPPLAVVGPALAAPSFRTALPFRLRPRKIPSWRRAALPNDEDYYLIDAEESIGDGFSFSGGKYGEGPSKSDEWFAQGKMIDAYPVYGDKGKAKDPFFGLTMGSGSQPSDDVFRWFCVEAGNSSNPKVLLIHGLPSQAYSYRNVLPVLSDKYHAVAFDWLGFGFSDKPQPKYGFDYTLDEYTASLESLVNAVAPDKLSIVVQGYFAPVAVKYASEYQDKLNHLVLVNPPITDKHVSLPSPLASFSNFLLGEIFSQDPLRASDKVLTSCGPYMMKEEDAMVYRRPYLVSGSSGFALNAISKAMKKDLKAYIESMRSILGSDSWKTKTTICWGMRDRWLSYDGVEEFFGGLNQKIVELPMAGHHVQEDRGEELGNIIKSILR, encoded by the exons atggcgccgccgctcgccgtagTTGGCCCCGCCTTAGCCGCGCCGAGCTTCCGCACCGCCCTCCCCTTCCGCCTACGTCCGCGGAAGATCCCCTCTTGGCGCCGCGCGGCCCTACCCAACGATGAG GATTACTACTTGATCGATGCGGAGGAGTCCATTGGGGACGGCTTCTCCTTCAGTGGAG GGAAGTACGGCGAAGGACCAAGCAAGTCGGACGAGTGGTTTGCTCAGGGGAAAATG ATAGATGCTTACCCAGTATATGGAGACAAAGGAAAGGCAAAGGACCCCTTCTTTGGCCTGACGATGGGATCAGGATCTCAACCTTCAGATGATGTATTCAG ATGGTTCTGCGTGGAGGCTGGGAACTCTTCTAATCCTAAAGTGCTTTTAATTCATGGCTTGCCATCACAG GCGTACTCTTATCGCAACGTGCTGCCTGTACTATCGGACAAATATCATGCCGTTGCTTTTGATTGGCTTG GGTTTGGATTTTCTGATAAGCCTCAACCAAAATATGGTTTTGACTATACACTTGATG AGTATACTGCGTCCTTGGAATCTCTAGTCAATGCTGTTGCTCCTGATAAGCTCTCTATTGTTGTCCAG GGCTACTTTGCTCCAGTTGCAGTCAAATACGCTAGTGAATATCAAGACAAATTGAACCATCTTGTTCTAGTTAACCCACCG ATAACTGATAAACATGTGAGCCTGCCATCTCCCCTGGCTTCATTCAGCAACTTCTTGTTGGGAGAGATATTTTCTCAG GATCCTCTCAGAGCTAGTGATAAGGTATTGACTAGTTGTGGCCCATAcatgatgaaggaggaagatgCTATGGTGTATAGAAGACCATACCTTGTCTCTGGTTCCTCTGGGTTTGCACTGAATGCAATAAGCAAGGCTATGAAAAAGGACCTTAAG GCTTACATTGAATCCATGAGAAGCATATTAGGAAGTGATTCGTGGAAAACAAAGACAACAATATGCTGGGGCATGAGAGATCGTTGGCTCAGCTATGATGGGGTGGAAGAGTTTTTTGGTGGCCTAAACCAGAAGATTGTAGAGCTGCCAATG GCAGGACACCATGTGCAGGAGGATCGTGGTGAAGAGTTGGGCAATATAATAAAAAGTATATTGAG ATGA